The following coding sequences are from one Triticum dicoccoides isolate Atlit2015 ecotype Zavitan chromosome 4A, WEW_v2.0, whole genome shotgun sequence window:
- the LOC119286587 gene encoding acetolactate synthase small subunit 2, chloroplastic-like has protein sequence MAAAAAAAVTPHLAAVGTGSHHHHQPPHRPPVSISARPRARLVPVAAAAATPATDGVAPVPPHPRRSVVKRHTISVFVGDESGMINRIAGVFARRGYNIESLAVGLNKDKALFTIVVSGTEKILTQVVEQLYKLVNVIQVDDLSKEPQVERELMLIKLNVEPEQRLEVMGLVDIFRAKVVDLSDHTLTVEVTGDPGKIAAVQRNLSKFGIKEVARTGKIALRREKMGQTAPFWRFSVASYPDLEVKMPSKYTLSTAKTTSGDSEESSQGDVYPVESYESFSMNQILDAHWGAMTDSDPTGFCSHTLSILVNDSPGVLNVVTGVFARRGYNIQSLAVGPAEKTGTSRITTVVPGNDESIAKLVQQLYKLIDVYEVQDLTHLPFAARELMIIKVAGNTSARREILDIAEDVFRAKTVDVSGHTITLQLTGDLDKMVALQRLLEPYGICEIARTGRVALCRESGVDSKYLRGYSLPG, from the exons atggccgccgccgccgccgccgcggtaacTCCTCACCTCGCCGCGGTCGGGACTGGGTCCCACCATCACCACCAGCCGCCGCATCGTCCGCCCGTGTCCATCTCGGCCAGACCGAGGGCGCGCCTCGTGCCCGTCGCCGCGGCGGCCGCTACTCCGGCCACCGATGGCGTCGCGCCGGTGCCACCCCACCCCAGGCGCTC GGTTGTAAAGCGCCACACGATATCAGTTTTTGTTGGGGATGAGAGTGGGATGATCAATCGGATTGCCGGGGTCTTCGCGAGAAGAGGGTACAACATCGAGTCATTGGCGGTTGGGCTGAACAAGGACAAGGCGCTGTTCACCATTGTAGTGTCAGGAACAGAGAAAATACTTACACAGGTCGTCGAGCAGCTCTACAAACTTGTCAATGTTATACAG GTTGATGATTTGTCAAAGGAACCGCAAGTTGAAAGAGAGCTCATGCTTATAAAACTAAACGTAGAGCCAGAACAGCGGCTCGAG GTGATGGGTTTGGTTGACATTTTCAGAGCCAAAGTGGTTGATCTTTCAGACCATACACTAACTGTTGAG GTAACTGGCGATCCTGGAAAAATTGCTGCTGTACAGAGGAACCTGAGCAAATTCGGGATCAAAGAAGTTGCCAGAACTGGCAAG ATAGCTTTGCGGCGTGAGAAAATGGGACAGACAGCTCCCTTTTGGAGATTCTCTGTAGCTTCCTATCCTGATCTTGAAGTAAAAATGCCTTCAAAATATACACTAAGCACTGCAAAGACAACCAGTGGGGATTCTGAGGAATCATCCCAG GGCGATGTTTATCCAGTGGAATCTTACGAAAGCTTCTCGATGAATCAAATTCTTGATGCTCATTGGGGTGCCATGACTGACAGTGAT CCTACAGGGTTTTGTTCACATACTTTGTCAATCCTTGTGAATGATTCCCCTGGAGTTCTTAATGTTGTAACGGGTGTCTTTGCCCGGAGGGGCTATAATATTCAG AGTCTTGCTGTTGGCCCAGCTGAAAAAACGGGCACTTCTCGCATCACCACTGTCGTTCCTGGAAATGATGAATCTATCGCCAAGCTAGTACAACAACTTTACAAGCTCATCGATGTTTATGAG GTTCAAGATCTTACACATTTACCATTTGCGGCTAGAGAGTTAATGATCATAAAGGTCGCTGGGAACACCTCAGCTCGCAGGGAAATCCTGGATATTGCTGAGGATGTTTTCAGGGCCAAAACGGTTGATGTATCAGGCCACACAATAACTCTTCAG CTTACTGGAGACCTTGATAAAATGGTTGCACTACAAAGGTTGCTTGAGCCCTACGGCATCTGTGAG ATTGCACGAACTGGCAGGGTTGCGCTGTGCCGTGAGTCAGGAGTCGATTCCAAGTACCTCCGTGGCTATTCCCTTCCTGGATAG